One stretch of Sulfuricystis multivorans DNA includes these proteins:
- the ccoP gene encoding cytochrome-c oxidase, cbb3-type subunit III codes for MDFNFTSDLVGFWNLFVVVIVAVSVIGCAVFLWVQGSAKFKPGEVTGHVWDETLEEYSNPLPNWWRWMFYITVVFAIAYLALYPGLGNNRGMFGWTMRGQYDEEMKTAEAKYGPIFNKFLQQDVMAVAANPEAREMGQRLFLTYCAQCHGSDAGGGPGFPNLKDGDWLWGGTPEKIKETITNGRMGVMTPKGVKPDMDAEQVKDVVHYVRSLSGLSHDAARAQRGAELFPQACAACHGPDAKGNQEAGYPNLTDKVWLYGSREETMIETVTKGRQNQMPAFGEFLGPAKVHLLTAYVWGLGGGVKPAPAPAPAEAAPASSQEAAPAEQQK; via the coding sequence ATGGATTTCAACTTTACGAGCGACTTGGTGGGGTTCTGGAACCTCTTCGTCGTCGTGATCGTCGCCGTCAGCGTCATCGGCTGCGCGGTTTTCCTCTGGGTGCAAGGTTCGGCCAAATTCAAACCGGGCGAGGTCACCGGCCACGTCTGGGATGAAACGCTCGAGGAATACAGCAACCCGCTGCCGAACTGGTGGCGTTGGATGTTCTACATCACGGTGGTGTTCGCCATCGCCTATCTGGCGCTCTATCCTGGCCTCGGCAACAACCGCGGGATGTTCGGCTGGACGATGCGTGGGCAGTATGATGAAGAGATGAAAACCGCCGAAGCGAAGTACGGCCCGATCTTCAACAAGTTCCTGCAGCAGGACGTGATGGCCGTCGCCGCCAACCCCGAGGCGCGCGAAATGGGTCAGCGGCTGTTCCTCACCTACTGCGCGCAATGCCACGGCTCCGACGCCGGTGGTGGCCCGGGCTTTCCGAACCTGAAGGACGGTGACTGGCTGTGGGGCGGCACACCCGAAAAGATCAAGGAAACCATCACCAATGGCCGCATGGGGGTCATGACGCCGAAGGGCGTGAAGCCCGACATGGATGCCGAGCAGGTGAAGGATGTCGTGCATTACGTGCGTTCGCTTTCCGGCCTGTCGCATGATGCCGCACGCGCGCAGCGCGGTGCCGAGCTTTTCCCGCAAGCCTGCGCGGCCTGCCACGGGCCTGATGCGAAGGGCAATCAGGAAGCCGGCTATCCGAACCTGACCGACAAGGTCTGGCTCTACGGCTCACGTGAAGAGACGATGATCGAGACGGTCACCAAGGGTCGTCAGAACCAGATGCCTGCGTTCGGCGAGTTTCTCGGCCCGGCGAAAGTGCATCTCTTGACCGCCTATGTTTGGGGCCTCGGTGGCGGCGTCAAGCCTGCTCCGGCGCCTGCTCCGGCAGAAGCCGCACCTGCTAGCTCGCAGGAGGCCGCTCCGGCTGAACAACAGAAGTGA
- a CDS encoding heavy metal translocating P-type ATPase → MASEHDCYHCGLPVPPGVDFTVEIDGVPRQMCCAGCQAVAQAIVANGLTDYYKHRDALPESPREALPAALQELGLFDHPEVQKNFVRPIGAHEREASLILEGITCAACVWLNEAHLSKQPGVTAVDINYATRRARVRWDERVTKLSALLEAIQAIGYRAHPYDATKSEQLAKKERRSAQWRLFVAGFGMMQVMMYAVPMYLADIGESGDMPLDIAQLMRWASFLLTVPVIGYSAAPFFTSAWRDLKFRRVGMDVPVALGVGSAFLASVWATLTASGEVYFDSVTMFVFFLLTGRYLEMMARQKATRGIEALARAIPAFAERLPHWPAVDAERVAVAHLTVGDVVRVKPGETIPGDGIVVDGESSADESLLTGESRPVTKGIGDAVTGGSVNVGSPLTIRLERVGEATRLASIRRLMEQAAAEKPTLVQTADRIAQRFVWALLALALATGIYWFNVDPANALWICVAVLVVSCPCALSLATPAALTVATGALAKAGVLVTRGHAIETLSRADHWIFDKTGTLTLGRPTVVDLRLAEGLSETEVFAQVRALEQASEHPLAKALCEKVGAGETATLAQLRAVTGKGIEARDAEGRAVRIGVPAFVAELHGRPLPEDVVGWRAGGDTVIALGDDRGDRAWFRISDGLRPGVREALSRIAATGAKLTILSGDAPETVAAVACALGVEDYRGGMTPEAKHAAVREIQHSGATVAMVGDGVNDAPVLAQAHVSVAMGGGTDLARSQADVVLLSDDLGHLADGIALARQTLRIIRQNLAWAFAYNLVAIPLAMTGWVTPWMAGIGMSASSLLVVMNALRLQKGVAWKASIS, encoded by the coding sequence TTGGCCAGCGAACACGACTGCTATCACTGCGGCCTGCCGGTGCCGCCGGGCGTCGATTTCACGGTCGAGATCGATGGCGTGCCGCGCCAGATGTGCTGCGCCGGCTGCCAGGCCGTGGCGCAGGCGATCGTCGCCAACGGACTGACCGATTACTACAAGCACCGCGACGCGCTGCCGGAAAGCCCGCGCGAGGCGTTGCCCGCCGCCTTGCAGGAGCTGGGGCTCTTCGACCATCCCGAGGTGCAGAAGAATTTCGTGCGGCCGATCGGCGCGCACGAGCGCGAGGCGAGCCTGATCCTCGAAGGCATCACCTGCGCGGCCTGCGTTTGGCTCAACGAGGCGCATCTTTCGAAACAGCCGGGTGTGACCGCCGTGGACATCAACTATGCGACGCGGCGCGCGCGGGTGCGCTGGGACGAGCGCGTGACCAAGCTCTCCGCGCTGCTCGAGGCGATCCAGGCGATCGGCTATCGCGCGCATCCATACGATGCGACGAAGTCCGAGCAACTGGCGAAAAAGGAACGGCGCAGCGCGCAGTGGCGGCTGTTCGTCGCCGGTTTCGGCATGATGCAGGTGATGATGTATGCGGTACCGATGTATTTGGCGGACATCGGCGAGAGCGGCGACATGCCCTTGGACATCGCGCAACTGATGCGCTGGGCGAGTTTTCTGCTCACCGTGCCGGTGATCGGCTATTCGGCGGCGCCGTTCTTCACCAGCGCCTGGCGCGATTTGAAGTTCCGCCGCGTCGGCATGGACGTGCCGGTGGCCCTCGGCGTCGGCAGCGCGTTTCTCGCCAGCGTCTGGGCGACGCTCACGGCTTCGGGCGAGGTGTATTTCGATTCGGTGACGATGTTCGTGTTCTTCCTGCTCACCGGACGCTATCTGGAGATGATGGCGCGACAGAAGGCCACCCGCGGGATCGAGGCGCTGGCGCGCGCGATTCCGGCGTTCGCCGAGCGGCTGCCCCATTGGCCGGCCGTTGATGCCGAGCGCGTCGCGGTCGCGCATCTGACCGTCGGCGATGTGGTGCGCGTCAAGCCCGGCGAGACGATCCCCGGCGATGGCATCGTCGTCGATGGCGAAAGCAGCGCCGACGAATCGCTGCTCACCGGTGAGAGCCGCCCGGTGACCAAGGGCATCGGGGATGCGGTGACGGGCGGCAGCGTCAATGTCGGCAGCCCCCTGACGATCCGGCTCGAACGGGTCGGCGAGGCGACGAGACTCGCGTCGATCCGCCGGCTGATGGAGCAGGCCGCGGCGGAAAAACCGACCCTGGTGCAGACGGCGGATCGCATCGCGCAGCGTTTCGTCTGGGCACTGTTGGCACTGGCGCTGGCGACCGGCATTTACTGGTTCAACGTCGATCCGGCCAATGCCTTGTGGATCTGCGTCGCGGTGCTGGTGGTCAGCTGCCCGTGCGCGCTTTCGCTCGCTACGCCCGCGGCGCTGACCGTGGCCACCGGCGCGCTGGCGAAGGCAGGCGTGCTGGTCACGCGCGGTCATGCGATCGAGACGCTCTCGCGCGCCGATCACTGGATTTTCGACAAGACGGGCACACTCACCTTGGGGCGGCCGACGGTGGTCGATCTGCGCTTGGCCGAGGGGTTGAGCGAGACCGAGGTGTTCGCGCAGGTAAGGGCGCTGGAGCAGGCATCGGAACATCCGCTGGCCAAGGCGCTGTGTGAGAAAGTCGGCGCTGGTGAGACGGCGACACTTGCGCAGCTGCGCGCCGTGACCGGCAAGGGGATCGAGGCCCGGGATGCCGAGGGCAGGGCAGTGCGCATCGGCGTGCCGGCCTTCGTCGCCGAATTGCATGGACGGCCGTTACCGGAGGACGTCGTCGGCTGGCGGGCGGGCGGCGATACGGTGATCGCATTGGGCGACGATCGTGGGGATCGCGCCTGGTTTCGCATCAGCGATGGCTTGCGGCCAGGCGTGCGCGAAGCGCTGTCGCGCATCGCGGCGACGGGCGCGAAACTGACCATCCTTTCCGGCGATGCGCCCGAGACGGTGGCGGCGGTGGCGTGCGCGCTCGGCGTCGAGGATTACCGCGGTGGGATGACCCCGGAGGCAAAACACGCCGCAGTGCGTGAGATCCAGCACAGCGGCGCCACCGTGGCGATGGTCGGCGATGGCGTCAATGACGCGCCGGTGCTGGCGCAGGCGCACGTCTCGGTGGCGATGGGCGGCGGCACGGATCTCGCGCGCAGTCAGGCCGACGTGGTGCTGCTTTCCGACGATCTTGGCCATCTCGCCGATGGCATTGCGCTGGCGCGACAAACCTTGCGGATCATCCGTCAGAACCTCGCTTGGGCCTTTGCCTATAATCTGGTAGCGATCCCGCTGGCGATGACCGGCTGGGTGACGCCGTGGATGGCCGGCATCGGCATGTCGGCCAGCTCGCTGCTCGTGGTCATGAATGCCTTGCGGCTGCAGAAAGGCGTGGCATGGAAAGCCTCTATCTCCTGA
- a CDS encoding porin, whose protein sequence is MQKKIIALAVAGLVSGAAFAQSNVTVYGVADGYYGRLSADGMMSNNYFNSGGLSGSRIGLRGSEDLGGGLKAVFEYELGFNLDNTAKDATQAINKQDTTNGGNGINGTRQSYVGLGGGFGTVVVGRLQTPGYYIGKFDALASSTISPQSILSGKSGATIAPNNNGRVNNTIAYMSPNFNGFSAVVAFGSGEENTQGAEKESVQGLGLNYANGPLAVGYVFHHVTNVTANNTANVDFPNRSEHMIGASYDFGMVKVLGSYQNQKNSGGGLTDPATKRDNIWQLGVVVPVGAGNVHLAYGKYNLKSTAASDDAKSWTLAYTHGFSKRTTGYAGYNYTSNDGDNLTGGTAGILAPTPGGNSKAFVVGVRHTF, encoded by the coding sequence ATGCAGAAGAAAATCATCGCTCTGGCCGTCGCCGGCCTCGTTTCCGGCGCGGCGTTCGCTCAGTCGAACGTGACGGTCTATGGCGTCGCCGACGGCTACTATGGCCGCCTCTCCGCCGACGGCATGATGTCCAACAACTACTTCAACTCCGGCGGTCTGTCCGGCTCCCGCATCGGTCTGCGCGGTTCCGAGGATCTGGGCGGGGGGCTCAAGGCCGTGTTCGAATATGAGCTTGGCTTCAACCTCGACAATACTGCCAAGGACGCCACTCAAGCCATCAACAAACAAGATACCACTAACGGTGGGAACGGTATCAATGGCACCCGCCAGTCCTATGTCGGTCTCGGTGGCGGCTTCGGCACCGTCGTTGTCGGCCGCCTGCAGACGCCCGGCTACTACATCGGCAAGTTCGACGCCCTGGCCTCCTCGACGATCAGCCCGCAGTCCATCCTGTCGGGTAAATCCGGTGCGACGATCGCCCCGAACAACAATGGCCGCGTGAACAATACCATTGCCTATATGTCGCCGAATTTCAACGGCTTCTCCGCCGTCGTCGCTTTTGGCTCGGGTGAAGAAAACACGCAAGGCGCCGAGAAGGAAAGCGTGCAGGGCCTGGGCCTGAACTATGCGAACGGCCCGCTAGCCGTCGGCTATGTTTTCCATCATGTCACGAACGTCACGGCTAATAACACAGCCAATGTCGATTTCCCGAACCGCTCCGAGCACATGATCGGCGCGTCCTACGACTTCGGTATGGTCAAGGTGCTCGGCTCGTACCAGAACCAGAAGAACTCTGGCGGCGGTCTGACCGATCCGGCCACCAAGCGCGACAACATCTGGCAACTTGGCGTGGTCGTGCCGGTCGGCGCAGGCAACGTTCATCTCGCCTATGGCAAGTACAACCTCAAATCCACCGCCGCTTCGGACGATGCCAAGAGCTGGACGCTGGCCTATACGCATGGCTTCTCCAAGCGCACCACGGGTTATGCGGGTTACAACTACACCAGCAACGATGGCGACAATCTGACGGGGGGCACCGCGGGCATCCTGGCCCCGACCCCTGGCGGCAACAGCAAAGCCTTCGTCGTCGGCGTCCGCCACACCTTCTGA
- the ccoN gene encoding cytochrome-c oxidase, cbb3-type subunit I, with protein sequence MQSQATYNYKVVRQFAVMTVIWGIVGMLVGVIVAAQLVWPQLSIYEWLSYGRLRPLHTNAVIFAFGGSALFATSYYVVQRTCHTTLFAPGLATFTFWAWQLVIVLAALSLPLGFTTGKEYAELEWPIDLLITVIWVAYAIVFFGTIGTRKTKHIYVANWFYGAFIIAVALLHIFNSAEIPVFEAGILTPKSYSAYAGVQDAMVQWWYGHNAVGFFLTAAFLGMMYYFVPKQAGRPVYSYRLSVVHFWALIFTYMWAGPHHLHYTALPDWTQSIGMIFSLILLAPSWGGMINGIMTLSGAWHKLRDDPILKFLVTSLSFYGMSTFEGPMMSIKTVNALSHYTDWTVGHVHSGALGWVGMVSIGSMYYLIPRLFGKTEMYSVRLINVHFWLATLGTVLYIAALWISGVMQGLMWRATNPDGTLTYAFVEAVKASYPFWTIRVVGGLLYLTGMVLMAWNMFKTIASGKAVDNAPVLAPAGAH encoded by the coding sequence ATGCAATCGCAAGCGACTTACAACTACAAAGTCGTGCGCCAGTTCGCCGTGATGACCGTGATCTGGGGCATCGTCGGCATGCTGGTCGGCGTCATCGTCGCCGCCCAGCTGGTCTGGCCACAATTGAGCATCTATGAATGGCTGTCCTACGGGCGTTTGCGGCCGCTGCATACCAATGCGGTGATCTTCGCCTTCGGCGGCAGCGCGCTGTTCGCCACCTCCTACTATGTCGTGCAGCGCACCTGCCATACGACGCTGTTCGCGCCGGGGCTAGCCACTTTCACCTTCTGGGCCTGGCAACTGGTCATCGTGCTGGCTGCCTTGTCGCTGCCGCTGGGCTTTACCACTGGCAAGGAATACGCCGAGCTCGAATGGCCGATCGACCTCTTGATCACCGTGATCTGGGTTGCCTACGCGATCGTCTTCTTCGGCACGATCGGCACGCGCAAGACCAAGCACATCTATGTGGCCAACTGGTTCTACGGCGCGTTCATCATCGCGGTGGCGCTGCTGCACATCTTCAATAGCGCCGAGATTCCGGTCTTCGAGGCCGGCATCCTGACGCCGAAGTCCTACTCGGCTTACGCCGGCGTACAGGACGCGATGGTGCAGTGGTGGTATGGCCACAACGCCGTCGGCTTCTTCCTGACCGCTGCCTTCCTCGGCATGATGTATTACTTCGTGCCGAAGCAGGCCGGCCGCCCGGTGTATTCCTATCGCCTGTCGGTGGTGCACTTCTGGGCGCTGATCTTCACCTACATGTGGGCCGGCCCGCACCATCTGCACTACACCGCGCTGCCCGACTGGACCCAGTCGATCGGCATGATCTTTTCGCTGATCCTGCTGGCGCCCTCCTGGGGTGGCATGATCAACGGCATCATGACGCTCTCGGGTGCCTGGCACAAGCTGCGTGACGACCCGATCCTCAAGTTCCTCGTCACCTCGCTGTCGTTCTACGGCATGTCGACCTTCGAGGGTCCGATGATGTCGATCAAGACCGTCAATGCCCTGTCGCACTACACCGACTGGACGGTCGGTCATGTGCACTCGGGCGCGCTGGGCTGGGTCGGCATGGTCTCGATCGGATCCATGTACTACCTGATCCCGCGCCTCTTCGGCAAGACCGAGATGTATTCGGTGCGCTTGATCAACGTGCATTTCTGGCTGGCCACGCTCGGTACCGTGCTCTACATCGCCGCGCTGTGGATCTCCGGCGTGATGCAGGGTCTGATGTGGCGCGCCACCAACCCGGACGGCACGCTCACCTATGCTTTCGTCGAAGCCGTCAAGGCGTCCTATCCGTTCTGGACCATCCGCGTCGTCGGCGGTCTCCTGTATCTGACGGGCATGGTGTTGATGGCCTGGAACATGTTCAAGACGATCGCCAGCGGCAAGGCGGTGGACAATGCCCCCGTACTCGCCCCCGCCGGCGCCCACTGA
- the ccoS gene encoding cbb3-type cytochrome oxidase assembly protein CcoS: MESLYLLIPVSVLLVFAIGVVFWWSLRSGQLDDLEGPAYRVLMDDDTPREDSPKTPQTTSPSVDPDQSK; encoded by the coding sequence ATGGAAAGCCTCTATCTCCTGATCCCCGTCTCCGTATTGCTGGTCTTCGCGATCGGCGTGGTGTTCTGGTGGTCGCTGAGAAGCGGTCAGCTGGACGATCTCGAAGGCCCGGCCTACCGGGTGCTGATGGACGACGATACGCCGCGCGAGGATTCCCCGAAAACCCCACAGACGACATCGCCATCTGTTGATCCAGATCAAAGTAAGTGA
- the aroE gene encoding shikimate dehydrogenase, with protein MTDRYAVIGNPIAHSKSPLIHAAFARQTGQDVSYEAILAPLEDFAATVSAFRAAGGRGANVTVPFKLEALALADKPTERARLAGAANTLRFDADGIFADNTDGIGLVRDLEERLGVHLAGRRVLILGAGGAARGVIPALLERSPALLAVANRSVEKACELRERFASYGRIEAGGFDAFAGGAFDVVINATSAGLGGAQLPLPQGLFAPDALAYDMVYGPSETPFMIQARGLGASCVADGLGMLVEQAAESFFLWRGVRPETAPVLAMLRDG; from the coding sequence ATGACCGACCGTTACGCGGTGATCGGCAACCCGATCGCCCATTCGAAATCGCCGCTGATCCACGCCGCTTTCGCACGGCAGACCGGGCAGGACGTGTCCTACGAGGCGATCCTCGCGCCGCTGGAGGACTTCGCGGCCACGGTATCGGCGTTCCGCGCCGCCGGCGGGCGCGGCGCAAACGTCACGGTGCCATTCAAGCTGGAGGCGCTGGCCTTGGCCGACAAACCGACCGAGCGGGCTCGGCTGGCCGGCGCGGCGAATACGCTGCGCTTCGATGCGGACGGCATCTTCGCCGACAACACCGACGGCATCGGGCTGGTGCGCGATCTGGAAGAGCGGCTGGGCGTGCATCTTGCCGGCCGGCGGGTGCTGATTCTCGGCGCTGGCGGGGCGGCACGGGGAGTGATTCCGGCGCTCTTGGAACGCTCGCCGGCGCTCTTGGCGGTCGCCAACCGCAGCGTCGAGAAGGCTTGCGAGCTGCGCGAACGTTTTGCATCCTACGGGCGGATCGAGGCCGGCGGCTTCGACGCTTTCGCGGGTGGGGCCTTCGACGTCGTGATCAATGCGACCTCGGCCGGCCTGGGCGGGGCGCAGCTCCCGCTGCCGCAGGGGCTGTTCGCCCCCGACGCCCTGGCGTACGACATGGTCTATGGCCCCAGCGAGACGCCGTTCATGATCCAGGCGCGAGGGTTGGGCGCATCCTGCGTCGCCGATGGACTGGGGATGCTGGTCGAGCAGGCGGCCGAGTCGTTCTTCCTCTGGCGCGGCGTGCGGCCCGAGACGGCGCCGGTGCTGGCGATGTTGCGGGATGGCTGA
- a CDS encoding cbb3-type cytochrome oxidase subunit 3 has product MDINDLRSLFTVLVIVLFAGIVWWAYSAKQKAPFDEAARSVLDDDLPAADKGAGQTHN; this is encoded by the coding sequence ATGGACATCAACGACCTGCGCTCCCTGTTCACGGTCCTGGTGATCGTCCTGTTCGCCGGGATCGTCTGGTGGGCTTACTCGGCAAAGCAGAAGGCGCCGTTCGACGAGGCCGCTCGATCGGTGCTCGACGACGACCTGCCTGCGGCGGACAAGGGCGCGGGTCAAACGCACAACTGA
- a CDS encoding Uma2 family endonuclease — MPLAAEILPVAPEDYLRHEAESPIKHEYLDGRIVAMAGAGERHNRIALNAAFRFRLASRGTRCGVFISDMKLRIEAANAFYYPDVMLVCETDTHPQYKSSPCIVVEVLSPSTAAIDRREKWLAYRTLPSLHAYLLVDSEQRAVEYWLREAGGPWRPGTLEEDEVLTLSCPPLSIAVSLDDFYEDVAGLEAG; from the coding sequence ATGCCGCTTGCCGCCGAAATCCTGCCCGTCGCCCCGGAAGACTATCTGAGACACGAGGCCGAAAGCCCGATCAAGCACGAATATCTCGATGGACGCATCGTCGCGATGGCCGGCGCCGGCGAGCGGCACAACCGCATCGCGTTGAATGCCGCCTTCCGTTTCCGCCTTGCCTCGCGTGGCACGCGCTGCGGGGTGTTCATCAGCGACATGAAGCTGCGCATCGAGGCGGCCAATGCGTTCTATTACCCGGACGTGATGCTGGTGTGCGAGACGGATACGCACCCGCAGTACAAGAGTAGTCCGTGCATCGTCGTCGAGGTGCTCTCGCCTTCGACGGCGGCGATCGACCGCCGCGAGAAATGGCTCGCTTACCGGACGCTGCCAAGCCTTCATGCCTATCTGCTGGTCGATAGCGAGCAGCGCGCGGTGGAGTATTGGCTGCGCGAGGCCGGCGGGCCGTGGCGGCCGGGGACGCTCGAGGAGGACGAGGTGCTGACACTGTCCTGCCCGCCGTTGTCGATCGCGGTCTCGCTCGATGACTTCTACGAGGATGTGGCCGGGCTGGAGGCGGGATGA
- a CDS encoding SDR family NAD(P)-dependent oxidoreductase → MQIEECVFIVTGGASGLGAGAARFLAGRGGKVVIADPNHAAGEALAAELGANARFVATDVADEGSARDCIAAAREAFGAVHGLVGCAGIVLGEKTVGKEGPHQLASFKRVIEVNLVGTFNMIRLAAAAMGENAPNEEGERGVIVNTASVAAFDGQIGQAAYAASKGGIVGMTLPIARDLARMGIRVMTIAPGIMETPMMAGMSDEVRDALGKMVPFPPRLGRPAEFASLVGQIIENPYLNGETIRLDGAIRMQPK, encoded by the coding sequence ATGCAGATCGAAGAATGTGTGTTCATCGTCACTGGCGGGGCTTCGGGCCTGGGCGCCGGGGCGGCGCGGTTTCTGGCAGGGCGTGGCGGCAAGGTGGTCATTGCCGATCCGAATCATGCCGCGGGCGAGGCGTTGGCCGCGGAACTGGGGGCGAATGCCCGCTTCGTTGCCACCGACGTCGCCGACGAAGGGAGCGCACGAGACTGCATCGCGGCGGCGCGGGAGGCTTTCGGCGCGGTGCATGGCCTGGTCGGCTGCGCCGGCATCGTGCTGGGCGAGAAGACGGTGGGCAAGGAAGGGCCGCATCAGCTCGCAAGCTTCAAGCGCGTGATCGAGGTGAATCTGGTCGGCACCTTCAACATGATTCGGCTGGCCGCCGCGGCGATGGGCGAGAACGCGCCGAACGAGGAGGGCGAGCGCGGCGTGATCGTCAATACCGCCTCGGTGGCGGCATTCGACGGCCAGATCGGTCAGGCGGCCTATGCGGCATCGAAAGGCGGCATCGTCGGCATGACATTGCCGATCGCCCGCGATCTGGCGCGCATGGGCATCCGCGTGATGACGATCGCGCCGGGGATCATGGAAACGCCGATGATGGCCGGCATGAGCGACGAGGTGAGGGATGCGCTCGGCAAGATGGTGCCTTTCCCGCCGCGCCTGGGCCGGCCGGCCGAGTTCGCTTCGCTCGTCGGGCAGATCATCGAGAATCCGTATCTGAACGGCGAGACGATCCGCCTCGACGGCGCGATCCGCATGCAGCCGAAATAA
- a CDS encoding type II toxin-antitoxin system Phd/YefM family antitoxin: protein MTTYVEIGAYEAKTHLADFLRKVQAGAAYRITQRGKPVADLVPAATLEKRACAEAAARLRRFMHERAAGQGVDVRALIEEGRD from the coding sequence ATGACGACATACGTGGAAATAGGGGCTTACGAGGCGAAGACGCATCTCGCCGATTTTCTGCGCAAGGTCCAGGCCGGCGCGGCCTATCGCATCACCCAGCGCGGTAAGCCGGTGGCCGATCTGGTTCCCGCGGCGACGCTCGAAAAGCGCGCTTGCGCCGAAGCCGCCGCGCGGCTGCGGCGTTTCATGCATGAGCGTGCCGCAGGGCAAGGGGTCGATGTGCGCGCGCTGATCGAAGAGGGCCGCGACTGA
- a CDS encoding type II toxin-antitoxin system VapC family toxin: MRLVLDNSVVMRWLFGDGSEADRRYAEEVLACFEQEETVALVPAVWPLEVGNVVVRAEAKGLLQEARSIAFLSLLRDMAIEIDPASNRLALSDTLQLARRYGLSTYDASYLELALREDLPLATIDADLRKALKKAGGRLALEKD; encoded by the coding sequence ATGCGGCTCGTGCTGGACAATTCGGTCGTGATGCGCTGGCTGTTCGGCGATGGCAGCGAGGCCGACCGCCGCTATGCCGAAGAGGTGCTGGCCTGTTTCGAGCAGGAAGAAACCGTCGCGCTCGTTCCCGCCGTCTGGCCGCTCGAGGTCGGCAATGTCGTGGTGCGCGCCGAGGCGAAAGGCTTGCTCCAGGAGGCGCGCAGTATCGCCTTCCTTTCGTTGTTGCGCGACATGGCGATCGAGATCGACCCGGCCTCGAACCGCCTTGCGCTATCGGATACCTTGCAGTTGGCGCGCCGCTATGGGCTTTCGACTTATGATGCTTCATACCTCGAACTGGCCTTGCGTGAGGATCTGCCGTTGGCGACCATCGATGCAGATTTGCGCAAGGCGTTGAAGAAAGCGGGCGGGCGTCTCGCACTCGAAAAGGATTGA
- the ccoO gene encoding cytochrome-c oxidase, cbb3-type subunit II, with the protein MALTHEKIETSNTLLIILTTLVVSVGGLLEIVPLFFQKSTTTPVNELVKPYDALRLAGRDIYIREGCYNCHSQMIRPFRAETERYGHYSVAGEFVYDHPFQWGSKRTGPDLARVGGRYSDQWHRIHLLNPRDVVPESNMPAYYWLDRPLKDPHIGAKMAALRKVGVPYTDQEIAEAPKALEGKTELDAVIAYLQGLGLALKQVR; encoded by the coding sequence ATGGCATTGACGCATGAAAAAATCGAAACCAGCAATACGCTGCTGATCATCCTCACCACTTTGGTGGTGAGCGTGGGCGGGTTGCTGGAAATCGTGCCGCTGTTTTTCCAGAAATCCACGACCACGCCGGTCAATGAGCTGGTCAAGCCTTACGACGCGCTGCGTCTTGCCGGGCGGGACATCTACATCCGCGAAGGCTGCTACAACTGCCATTCGCAGATGATCCGTCCCTTCCGCGCCGAGACCGAGCGTTATGGCCACTACTCGGTCGCCGGCGAGTTTGTTTACGATCACCCGTTCCAGTGGGGGTCGAAGCGCACCGGCCCGGATCTGGCACGCGTCGGCGGCCGCTATTCCGACCAGTGGCACCGCATCCACCTCTTGAATCCGCGTGATGTCGTGCCCGAGTCGAACATGCCGGCTTATTACTGGCTGGACCGTCCGCTCAAGGATCCGCACATCGGCGCGAAGATGGCGGCGCTGCGCAAGGTGGGCGTGCCCTACACCGACCAGGAGATCGCCGAAGCGCCCAAGGCGCTGGAAGGCAAGACCGAGCTCGATGCGGTGATTGCCTACCTGCAGGGTCTGGGGCTGGCACTCAAGCAGGTGCGCTGA